TTTCGATGGACATGCGTTCCGGCGCGTCGTCGAAATCGATGTGGATCACCGGCACCTCGATCCCGCAGGACGTGTGTTCGTTGCGGCGCGTCAGCGGGTGAACCACCGACGACCGCAGCGGGTGCTCCCGCGTCGCGCGGGCGCACCCGCGCCGGATGGCGTCCTTCAACGCGTGTCCGTCCACCGAAACGTTGCGGCCGATCGCCACGTTGTAGATCGGAATCCCCGTGTCCTGGCACAGCAGATTGCGGTTTTCCTCGGCCACGCGGATGTTGGTGCGCATGGTTTCGAGCACGCCGCGCGCGACGTCTGAGGTTTCCCGCGCCGCCAGCGTGTCGATGCCGGCCTTGATATCGGGCGGCAGCACTTTCAGCGCGCGGATATACAGGTCTTTGGCGGCTTCTTCCACCGCCGACAGATCAGGGTTCATGCCAGCTTCTCCCATGCGCCCGCGCCAGCCGCGCGCAACGTGTTCAATCGATGGCCAGATGGCGGTTCGCCACGATGGCTTCCCATTTTCCCGATTCCTCCTGGATGCTTTTGACAAGCTGCGCCGGCGTATTGCCCACGGGCGTCATGCCCTGCCCCGCCAGCTTTTCCCGGATGGCCGGCTGAGCGAGCACCTTGGCGGTATCGCGCTGGATCTTGTCGATAACGGCCTTCGGCGTGCCCGCCGCCGTGACCAGCGCAAACCATCCCGTCGTCTCGTATCCGGGCAGACCCGCCTCCTTCGCCGTCGGCACCTCGGGCATCATGGGCGACCTAGCGGGGCCGGTGACGGCCAGGGCGCGGGCCTTGCCGCTTTTCGCGAACACCGATGCCGCCGCGATATTGCCCACCACCAATTGCACCTGTCCCGCGATCAGGTCGTTGTACGCCAGCGCTTCCCCTTTGTAGGGCACGTGCGTGATGTCGATGCCCGCCGCGTCGGCCAGCGCCTCGCCCGCCATGTGCACCTGGCTGCCGTTGCCGGCCGAACCGAAATTCAGCTTCTTCGGCTGCGATTTCGCCAGCGCGATCAGCTCCTTCAGCGTATGCGCCGGCACCTCGTTGTTGACCAGCACCAGCATGGGGCCGCTGGCCACATTGGTGATGTAGTCGAAGTCCTTCAAGCTGTACGGCAGGTTGCGGTACAGGTACGGATTGACCGTGAACATGCTGCCCGACGCCATCAGCAGGGTGTAGCCGTCCGGCGGCGACTTCGCCGTCAGCGTTGCCCCGATGGCGCCGCCCGCGCCGGGACGGTTATCGATGATCACGGACTGATGCCACAACTGCCCCAATTCCGCGCCGATGACGCGGGCGACCACGTCGGTGGTCCCGCCCGCGGTAAAAGGCACGACGATCCGCACGGGCCGGTCCGGCCATGCGCTTTCGGCGTGGACCAGGCCGGAAATCGTCATCGCCGTGGTGGCGAAGGCCAGGATACAGGTGTGCAGCCAATGCCTGGGACGTCTGGACAGCGCGTACAGATACTCGTGCATGATGGTTGTCTCCGTATGGTTGTACGGCCCCGCATCGGCGGCGGAACTCGTGCCGCGTCGGACGCGGCTTGGCGCAGATTCGCACCCGCCTATCGGGGCGTCAATGCGTCTTGATGAAACCGCCGGGGCCGAGCAGCTAACCGAGCAGCGCCAGCAGGAAAGCCAGCCCGGTGCAGGCGCCGGCCCCGAGTCCGACCGCCAGCCAGTCCTTGCGCAGTCCGGTCCACGGGGCGAACTCGATGACCAGCAGCCGCAGTCCGCCCATCATGTGCAGCGACAGCAGCACGACCAGGCCCCACTCCGCGAACTTGAACAGAGGCCGGTCGGCGAACCGCAGAAAGCCGTCCAGGGCTTCCGCGCCATCCAGGGCCTGGCCCAGCGCCCAGAAGTGCAAGGGCAGGAACACGGCCAGCGCCAGCCCCGACAGCCGATGCACCAGGAACGCCCAGTACGCCGGATGATTGCGCGCGCGCGCGTCATTGCGCCGCATCACGACACCACTCCATAAACGGCCCGCAGGCCCATGACGGCCAGCAGGGCGGCAAAGGCCAGCGCCCCCGCCCACACGGGGCGGCCTCGCCAGCCCAGCCATTCCTCGGCGATGCGCGCCAGGCCGATGGGGACGTGCACGGCGCAAGCGAGCACGAACACGCCATAGAAAGCGGCGAACAGCATGCTGCCGCGCGTGCGCGACAGGATTTCCGGCGCGCTCAGGCCGCCTCGCACCGCATAAACGATGATGCCGATGTGCACGGCGACGCACAGCGCCAGCACCATCGCGCTCAGGCGCTGCAGGTACCAGAGCCGCGCCTGCGTACGGATCCGCAATGCCGCGGCCATCACAGGTCCCCCTTCATGGCTGCCTTGGCCGTCATGCGTTTCAGCCCGGCGATGCCGGCGGTGGGCGACAAAGCCTTGGGGCATCGCTCGGTACAGCTGCCCTGCGTATGGCACGAATGGCAACCCGCGTCCCCTGCCACCGCGCGCAGACGCTCGAGCCCATCGACGTCGCGTTCATCGTTCATCAGGGTCCAGGCGCGATTCAGCGCGGCCGGCCCCAGGTAATCGGGCCGCCACGTCACGACGTCGCAGGATGCGTAACATACGCCGCAGCCGATGCACTCGATGCCGGCATCGACGGCCTGCCGGCGAGGCGAGGCCGGCGGCACGCGCGCGAAGTCGTCATGACGCGTGAGCGCGCCTGAAAAGCTTCCCTTGGCCCGGCTCCACTTCTCGAAGAAAGCGCTCATGTCGGTCACCAGATCCTTGATGACCGGCAGATTCGGCAGGGGCGCCAGTTCCAGCCGGCCGTTTGCCGCCACCTTGGCGACGTGCGTCCGGCACGTCCAGCGGGCCTTGCCGTTCACACTCATTGCACACGATCCGCACATGCCGACCCGGCATGCGTAGCGATAGGCCAGGTCCGGCTGCAGTTCGCGCTGAATGTACGTGACCACGTCCAGCACGGTCTGGCTGGTCTGGCGCGGCACGCGGTAGGTCGCGAAAGCGCCGTCGCCGGCGCTGCGCCATACCCGGACTTCCAACTCCTCCATGGCGATCCCATCCACTGAAGAGGCGCACGGCCTCGAGGCAATGCGTCATTCTGGCCGCCCCGCCACGGAAAGAAAAAGCGAATATTTATCTTGCCCAGATAAAGAGAAACTTTGCGTGCTGCGCTTGGGCCTGGGAACGAAGCGTCGTCACTCCGCCAGCACAGCCAGGATCCTGCGCGTGATCTCGTCGATACCGAAGGGCTTGGTGACCAATTCCATGTCGGTATCGCGCAAACCGTCGCTTTGCGCCAGGCTTTGGGCGTAACCCGTCATCAGGATCACTTTCAGGTCGGGGTGCACCGTACGCGCCTCCTGCACCATGCGCCGCCCGTCCATTCCGGGCAGGCCGATATCGCTGATGACGAGCTGGATGCTGGGGGTGTCCTTGAGAATCCGCAATCCCGACAAACCGTCAGCGGCTTCCACGACGCGGCACTGCTGCTCCTGCAGCACCTCTACCAGAAGATCGCGTACGCGCGGGTCGTCCTCCACCACCAGGACGAGCGGGTGCCGGGCCGCCACGCCCACCGGCGCGGGCGCCTCTTCCTCGACATCCTCGTCCTCGCGCAGCGATCCGCTGTAGCGCGGCAGGTACAGACGCACGGCCGTGCCCTCGCCCGGCCGGCTATCCAGCTCGGTATAGCCGCCGGACTGCCTGACGAAGCCGTACACCATGGAAAGCCCCAGGCCCGTACCCTCCCCCTGCGGCTTCGTACTGAAAAACGGCTCGAAGGCTTTGGCCGCGACGTCCGGCGGCATGCCGACACCGGTGTCCGACACGCACAGGCAGACGTACTCGCCCGCCGTCAGGATGACGGCGTTGGCAACAGAGATATTGTCAAGGTCGGTATTGCGCGTGGTGATGGTCAGCCGGCCGCCGTCGGGCATGGCGTCGCGCGCGTTGATCACCAGGTTCAGGATGGCATTCTCGAGCTGATGCGGATCGCACAGGACGTTCCACAGTCCATCCTGGAGATCCACGGCCAATGCGATTTTCTCGCCCAGGGTCCTCTCGAACAGATCCGTCAGCGACTGGATCAGGACATTCGGCTGTGTCGGCTTGGGCGCCAGCGGCTGGCGCCGCGAAAAAGCCAGCAGGCGGTGAGTGAGCGCGGCGGCCCGCTTGGCGGACTCCATCGCCATGTCGCTATAGCGCGTGATATCGACCAGCATGCCGCGCTCGGCGCGCTTCTGCATCAATTGCAGCGAGCCGATGATGCCGGTCAGCAGGTTATTGAAGTCGTGCGCGATACCGCCGGTGAGCTGTCCCACGGCCTCCATTTTCTGCGCCTGCCGCAAGGCTTCCTGGGCCAATTCCAGTTCCGCCGTCGCTTCGTTCTCGGCGGTAACGTCCTGGGCCACCGCGTGGATCAGCCCATCGCCGGGCACCGCCGTCCAGGACAGAGTTCGGTAGGTGCCGTCGCGGTGACGGCATTCGCACACGAAACGCGAGGTGGCGTGCCCTCGGTGCAGACGGTTCAGCTGGCTTTGCGCAATGGCGAGATAGTCCGGGTGCACGAGCCCCAGGATGTTGTTGCCCAGCAGCTCCTCGTGCTTCCACCCCAGCCGCTCCGTCCAAGCGGGGTTGGCGTCCAGGACATAGCCGTCGAAATCGGTGACGACCATCAGGTCGTTCGCCAGCTGCCAGGTGCGGTCGCGCTCGGCCTTGCCCCGCGCCACCTCGTTCAGCAGCAGCTTCTGGCTGCGCCGCAGGTCGTTGCGCGCGGCCACCACCAGATCGATGTCGAAGGCAAGGATCAGCCAGCCCGTCCTTTGACCCTCTTCCTCGATGGGGGCGGCCCGCGCCATGAACCAGCGCCAGCTATTGTCGGCGGCGCACCGGAAGCGGATCTCCAGCTCGCACCCCACACCGGTGGCCAGGGCAACGCGCCAGGCTTCCTTGACCTGCTCGCGCTCCTCGGGATGGATCGTCTCAGTCCAGTCTCCCTGCGCCGGCCCCGTCCCGTCGCGTCCCGTGTAGCGCGCCCAATAGGGGCTCGCGTAGATGATGCGGCCGGCCGTGTCGGCGAAAAACGTCATCTGGGGAGAGCTTTCCACCAGCGCCCGGAATCGCGCATCGGTCGCGCGGGCCCGGGTCTCGGCAAGATGCTGTTCGGTGCGGTCGCGCACCACTTTCAGGTAGCCGATGTGCTGGCCGGTGCGATCGTCCTCGAAGCGCATGGTGAGACCGGAGCACCACAGCCTCGTACCATCCTTGCGCAGGTGCCAGCGCTCATCCTCGCACCGCCCTTCGCGTTGCGCCTGCTCCGCCTCTTGCACGTGGGCGCCCTGTTCGCGATCCTCTTCGACGAAGATGAGGCTGCTCAACATGCCGATGGCTTCATTCTCGCTCCAGCCGAACAGCGTCTGCGCGCCGGCATTCCAACTGGTGATCCGCAGGTCGAGATCCATGGTCAGAATGGCGAAATCCGTGGCGCTCTTGAGCAGGGCCCGGGCGACACGGTCGGTCGCTTCCACGCGCTTGCGTCGCTCGCTTCTGGCCTGGCTCATGAGTGCCTCCGACGGCGTTCGCTCTTGCGGAAGCAAATATTCTGCCGTCCTGTTGAAGAGAAAGGCAAGCCGGATCGCTCCCTATGGATGGCCCGGCAGTCCATCACGGCGATGAACCGCGCCGCGCTCACCGTTGGTAGCAAGTGCGAAGCGCAAACGGCGGTAACTTCAGCAAACACCGTAGCCCGTGGAGAGGACGACATGGAAGCCGATAAGGAAGTCGTGGTGGATGGGCACCGCGTGTTTTGCAGGATCACCAGGCAGGGCGAACGGAGCTATTCCGTGGTCATCGCGACGTCGCGGCAGGACAGCCTCGATCGGCCCGCACAACTGCTGTGGCGCGCGGCCGCCACGCAGAACTTCGACTCGCGCGAGGACGCCGAACGCCACGCCCGGTACGTGCTCCTTGGAATCTGCGCCGTCAAACAGGACGGCGAACCGGTTCTTTCCGTCACTTGAACATTGCGGGGAACGCATTTCGCGCTGAACCGCGAGCCGCAGCCCGGCCAGTCCCGATCGTCGCATCCCGGTATGCGGGTTGCTGCCGGCCTCGCCTGAATCCGCGTCCTGATTCAGGCGCGCGGCGCATGCAGGCGATCCAGGGAGACGGGAATGAGCAGCTACACACCGGGCCGCGAAGGGGTCTTGCCCGCCCCTGGTCACGAGGAAGAACACGGACACGCCATGCCGCACGGCTGGCGCCGATGGCTACTGGCGACGAACCACAAGGACATCGGCACGATGTACCTGATTTTCTCGTTCGTCATGCTGATCGAGGGCGGCGTGTTGGCCCTGCTGATCCGGACGGAATTGTTCGAGCCGGGCATCCAGTTTTTCCAACCCGAGTTGTTCAACCAGTT
The sequence above is a segment of the Bordetella genomosp. 9 genome. Coding sequences within it:
- a CDS encoding hybrid sensor histidine kinase/response regulator, encoding MSQARSERRKRVEATDRVARALLKSATDFAILTMDLDLRITSWNAGAQTLFGWSENEAIGMLSSLIFVEEDREQGAHVQEAEQAQREGRCEDERWHLRKDGTRLWCSGLTMRFEDDRTGQHIGYLKVVRDRTEQHLAETRARATDARFRALVESSPQMTFFADTAGRIIYASPYWARYTGRDGTGPAQGDWTETIHPEEREQVKEAWRVALATGVGCELEIRFRCAADNSWRWFMARAAPIEEEGQRTGWLILAFDIDLVVAARNDLRRSQKLLLNEVARGKAERDRTWQLANDLMVVTDFDGYVLDANPAWTERLGWKHEELLGNNILGLVHPDYLAIAQSQLNRLHRGHATSRFVCECRHRDGTYRTLSWTAVPGDGLIHAVAQDVTAENEATAELELAQEALRQAQKMEAVGQLTGGIAHDFNNLLTGIIGSLQLMQKRAERGMLVDITRYSDMAMESAKRAAALTHRLLAFSRRQPLAPKPTQPNVLIQSLTDLFERTLGEKIALAVDLQDGLWNVLCDPHQLENAILNLVINARDAMPDGGRLTITTRNTDLDNISVANAVILTAGEYVCLCVSDTGVGMPPDVAAKAFEPFFSTKPQGEGTGLGLSMVYGFVRQSGGYTELDSRPGEGTAVRLYLPRYSGSLREDEDVEEEAPAPVGVAARHPLVLVVEDDPRVRDLLVEVLQEQQCRVVEAADGLSGLRILKDTPSIQLVISDIGLPGMDGRRMVQEARTVHPDLKVILMTGYAQSLAQSDGLRDTDMELVTKPFGIDEITRRILAVLAE
- a CDS encoding succinate dehydrogenase/fumarate reductase iron-sulfur subunit, with translation MEELEVRVWRSAGDGAFATYRVPRQTSQTVLDVVTYIQRELQPDLAYRYACRVGMCGSCAMSVNGKARWTCRTHVAKVAANGRLELAPLPNLPVIKDLVTDMSAFFEKWSRAKGSFSGALTRHDDFARVPPASPRRQAVDAGIECIGCGVCYASCDVVTWRPDYLGPAALNRAWTLMNDERDVDGLERLRAVAGDAGCHSCHTQGSCTERCPKALSPTAGIAGLKRMTAKAAMKGDL
- a CDS encoding succinate dehydrogenase, with product MAAALRIRTQARLWYLQRLSAMVLALCVAVHIGIIVYAVRGGLSAPEILSRTRGSMLFAAFYGVFVLACAVHVPIGLARIAEEWLGWRGRPVWAGALAFAALLAVMGLRAVYGVVS
- the sdhC gene encoding succinate dehydrogenase, cytochrome b556 subunit, yielding MRRNDARARNHPAYWAFLVHRLSGLALAVFLPLHFWALGQALDGAEALDGFLRFADRPLFKFAEWGLVVLLSLHMMGGLRLLVIEFAPWTGLRKDWLAVGLGAGACTGLAFLLALLG
- a CDS encoding Bug family tripartite tricarboxylate transporter substrate binding protein — encoded protein: MHEYLYALSRRPRHWLHTCILAFATTAMTISGLVHAESAWPDRPVRIVVPFTAGGTTDVVARVIGAELGQLWHQSVIIDNRPGAGGAIGATLTAKSPPDGYTLLMASGSMFTVNPYLYRNLPYSLKDFDYITNVASGPMLVLVNNEVPAHTLKELIALAKSQPKKLNFGSAGNGSQVHMAGEALADAAGIDITHVPYKGEALAYNDLIAGQVQLVVGNIAAASVFAKSGKARALAVTGPARSPMMPEVPTAKEAGLPGYETTGWFALVTAAGTPKAVIDKIQRDTAKVLAQPAIREKLAGQGMTPVGNTPAQLVKSIQEESGKWEAIVANRHLAID